From a single Paenibacillus sp. FSL R5-0345 genomic region:
- a CDS encoding ABC transporter ATP-binding protein codes for MNKNNIWKRLIVYTGHYRKIAIGAVICALLSVIASLIGPLLIGKAIDFMIGPGKVDFDAVLRLLLILAAVYIVGSFFGWLLTYLTNRIAYRTVYDLRRELFDKLNVLPLKFHDNHPQGDSISRFVNDMDAVSDGLLQGFSTLLTGIITIVGAIVLMLYISPVMTLVVLLSAPVTFFVARFITMRSQKMFKEQAKILGGLNGYVEEMIGGQKVVTAYHYEERAMTQFEKQNETLYQTGVKSQFYGSLSNPTTRLVNNVTFSVIAMIGSVMVIRGHFTVGDLSSFLIFSNLFAKPFNEITGVITQLQSATASAQRIFAILDLTPEPADLKDAKIMNTSQGTIIFEKVFFAYNPERPLINDFSLEVKPGTRVAIVGQTGAGKTTLVNLLMRFYDVDSGSIKIDGVDIKTITRDSLRRNFGMVLQDTWLFGGTIRENIAYGKPDATDEEVIAAAKAANAHSFIKRLPDGYDTKISGSGDNLSQGQKQLLTIARVMLVDPPMLILDEATSSIDTLTEVRIQKAFLTMIAGRTSFVIAHRLSTIRESDLILFMKDGDIVESGTHDQLLASGGYYARLYNSQFATA; via the coding sequence ATGAACAAAAACAACATTTGGAAAAGACTAATTGTATATACAGGACATTATAGAAAAATAGCTATAGGGGCGGTTATATGCGCATTACTCAGTGTGATCGCCAGTCTAATCGGACCACTACTTATTGGTAAAGCCATTGATTTTATGATCGGACCGGGAAAGGTTGATTTTGACGCTGTACTTAGATTGCTTTTGATTCTGGCAGCGGTATATATTGTCGGCAGCTTTTTTGGATGGCTTCTTACTTATTTAACGAACCGAATTGCATACCGAACGGTATACGACTTACGGAGAGAGCTTTTTGATAAATTAAATGTTTTGCCTTTAAAGTTTCATGACAACCACCCGCAGGGAGACAGTATCAGCCGGTTTGTTAACGATATGGATGCCGTTTCTGATGGACTGCTGCAAGGTTTCTCCACACTGCTTACAGGGATCATCACCATTGTTGGGGCAATTGTGCTAATGCTGTACATAAGTCCTGTGATGACCTTGGTAGTTCTTCTGTCAGCACCTGTTACCTTTTTTGTAGCAAGATTTATTACGATGCGGTCTCAGAAGATGTTCAAAGAGCAAGCGAAGATTCTGGGTGGTCTCAATGGGTATGTGGAGGAAATGATAGGCGGACAAAAAGTGGTCACTGCTTATCATTATGAAGAACGTGCAATGACACAGTTTGAAAAACAAAACGAGACATTATATCAGACCGGTGTGAAGTCACAATTCTATGGTTCCTTGTCCAACCCGACAACACGGCTGGTCAATAATGTTACGTTCTCAGTCATTGCAATGATCGGTAGTGTTATGGTCATTCGGGGTCATTTCACGGTAGGGGATCTGTCTAGTTTCTTGATTTTCTCCAACTTGTTCGCTAAACCTTTCAATGAAATTACAGGTGTAATTACGCAGCTACAATCGGCAACTGCCTCTGCACAGCGGATCTTCGCCATTCTTGATTTGACTCCAGAACCGGCTGATTTAAAGGATGCCAAAATCATGAATACAAGTCAAGGAACTATTATCTTCGAGAAGGTATTCTTTGCATATAATCCAGAACGGCCTCTGATAAATGATTTCAGCTTGGAAGTGAAGCCAGGGACTCGAGTTGCGATTGTTGGGCAGACCGGAGCGGGGAAGACGACGCTGGTTAATCTGCTCATGCGTTTCTATGACGTAGACAGTGGATCCATTAAGATTGATGGTGTGGACATTAAGACCATTACTCGCGATAGCTTGCGACGTAATTTTGGGATGGTGCTGCAGGATACTTGGCTTTTTGGTGGCACGATTAGAGAAAATATTGCTTACGGCAAGCCTGATGCTACAGATGAAGAGGTCATAGCTGCTGCTAAAGCTGCTAATGCACATAGCTTCATTAAACGTCTGCCTGATGGATATGACACGAAGATCAGTGGTTCAGGAGATAATCTTTCGCAAGGACAAAAGCAGCTTCTTACCATAGCAAGAGTCATGCTCGTAGATCCACCTATGCTCATCTTAGACGAAGCTACGAGCAGTATTGACACGCTAACAGAGGTGCGGATTCAGAAAGCTTTCCTGACTATGATCGCGGGTCGAACCAGCTTTGTGATTGCCCATCGATTGTCGACGATTCGTGAATCGGATCTCATTCTATTCATGAAGGATGGCGATATTGTGGAAAGCGGTACGCATGATCAACTTCTAGCTAGTGGTGGATATTACGCCAGATTGTATAATAGTCAGTTCGCGACAGCGTAG
- a CDS encoding ABC transporter ATP-binding protein produces the protein MFKIAVYLKPYKKEAIIGPIFKLMEAILELILPTIVALIINNGVGNHDSAYVYRMGGLMVLMSLLGFGCSMVCQYYAARASQGFGTTLRNKMFNHITSLSYAELDTFGTPTLINRITNDVNQLQIAVAMLIRLVIRAPFICIGAIIMSMILDFRLSLILIAATPIFGIILYFIITRSAPLYRLYQQKLDALALVLSENLSGIRVIRAFAKRRTEKERFDASSEDLTTTAIRVSRISALLGPMTTLVVNAAIIAILWVGGIHIDGGRLSQGEIIAFINYVTQILLALIVVSNLVIIFTKASSSANRVNEVLSVKASVSEEGNVMMAEPNHTAPAISFERVSFGYNTTGELALEDISVVINRGETVGLIGSTGSGKSTFVNLIPRFYDAVQGEVKVDGVNVRDYKLHQLREKIGIVPQKAVLFTGTIAENIRWGKEDATEEEIMQAASVAQAEEFIRKLPEGLNTQVSRGGLNLSGGQKQRLTIARAVVGNPSILILDDSSSALDFATDAALRKALKNSSQEMTVLVVSQRVSTVRQADKIMVFEEGRIAGVGTHEELMRGCEEYKEICLSQLSSEESGQ, from the coding sequence TTGTTCAAAATTGCAGTTTATTTAAAACCGTACAAAAAAGAAGCCATCATCGGTCCAATCTTTAAGCTGATGGAAGCGATTCTGGAGCTGATTCTGCCAACCATTGTCGCATTAATCATCAATAATGGGGTAGGAAATCATGACAGTGCTTATGTATACCGCATGGGTGGCTTGATGGTGCTGATGTCTCTACTTGGCTTCGGCTGCTCTATGGTATGTCAATACTATGCGGCACGAGCATCTCAGGGATTCGGCACGACGCTTCGTAATAAAATGTTCAATCATATTACATCCTTATCGTACGCTGAGCTGGATACGTTCGGTACGCCTACGCTGATTAACCGGATTACTAATGATGTAAACCAGCTGCAGATTGCTGTTGCCATGCTGATTCGCCTGGTTATTCGTGCGCCGTTTATCTGCATCGGAGCTATCATAATGTCGATGATCTTGGATTTTAGGTTATCGCTGATCCTAATAGCGGCAACGCCGATTTTTGGGATTATTTTATATTTCATTATCACTCGAAGCGCTCCTTTGTATCGATTGTATCAACAGAAGCTGGATGCACTTGCACTCGTACTTAGTGAGAATTTGTCAGGAATTCGGGTCATTCGTGCTTTTGCCAAGAGACGTACGGAAAAAGAACGTTTTGATGCCTCGTCTGAGGATTTAACCACTACAGCGATCAGAGTCTCGCGGATTTCTGCTTTACTTGGACCGATGACGACACTTGTAGTAAACGCGGCGATCATAGCTATTTTATGGGTAGGTGGAATTCATATTGACGGGGGCCGGTTGTCACAGGGTGAGATCATTGCCTTCATCAATTATGTCACTCAAATCTTGCTGGCACTTATAGTGGTCTCTAACCTGGTTATTATTTTTACAAAAGCCTCATCCTCTGCCAATCGCGTGAATGAAGTGCTGAGTGTCAAAGCATCCGTGTCCGAGGAAGGAAATGTTATGATGGCTGAACCTAATCATACCGCTCCTGCTATTTCATTCGAACGTGTATCGTTTGGTTATAATACAACTGGTGAATTGGCATTAGAGGATATATCGGTAGTCATTAACCGCGGAGAGACTGTAGGGCTGATTGGCAGTACGGGTTCTGGTAAATCTACTTTTGTGAACCTGATTCCACGTTTTTATGATGCGGTGCAAGGTGAAGTTAAAGTGGATGGAGTGAATGTCAGAGATTATAAGCTGCATCAGCTTCGTGAGAAAATAGGGATTGTCCCGCAAAAAGCAGTGCTGTTCACAGGAACAATCGCTGAGAATATTCGTTGGGGGAAGGAAGACGCCACCGAGGAAGAAATCATGCAAGCTGCCTCTGTTGCTCAAGCAGAAGAGTTTATTCGTAAATTGCCGGAAGGGTTGAATACGCAGGTATCCCGTGGTGGACTTAATTTATCTGGGGGACAGAAGCAGCGCTTAACCATAGCTCGTGCAGTGGTAGGTAATCCGTCGATTCTTATTCTGGATGACTCCTCCAGCGCGCTGGATTTTGCTACTGATGCGGCACTTCGTAAGGCGCTCAAAAATAGCAGTCAGGAAATGACCGTACTCGTTGTCTCGCAGAGGGTAAGCACTGTAAGGCAAGCAGATAAAATTATGGTATTTGAGGAAGGGCGGATTGCCGGTGTCGGAACCCATGAGGAGCTGATGCGTGGTTGTGAAGAGTATAAAGAAATCTGCCTGTCCCAGCTATCGAGTGAGGAGTCGGGCCAATGA
- a CDS encoding LysR family transcriptional regulator, with protein sequence MDIRQLKYFIAIAEEGQITSAARRLQMAQPPLSQQLKLLEEELGVKLVDRGPRSVQLTEAGAILRDRAQQILELADSTARELNDFVKGLKGTLAIGTVSSSGATLLQDRLCEFHKTYKGVKFEIHEGNTFRIIDLLNKGIVEIGIVRTPFNATNLECLYTQAEPMIAVMTPEYDWKTDENFVEIGELKDKPLIIYRRFEQLIRETCLENGFDPLIFCMNDDARTTLLWANAGLGIGIIPKSAFELTSNRNLIYKEISSESLRTRVAAVWIKDKYLSSLASKFIESFKNG encoded by the coding sequence ATGGATATTAGACAACTTAAATATTTTATAGCTATCGCTGAGGAAGGACAGATTACGTCTGCAGCTAGAAGACTGCAAATGGCCCAGCCTCCGCTCAGTCAACAGCTTAAGCTGCTTGAAGAAGAGCTGGGGGTCAAACTCGTCGATCGAGGTCCGCGCAGCGTGCAGCTAACCGAAGCTGGTGCCATTTTACGTGACCGCGCCCAACAAATTCTTGAGCTGGCCGATTCCACTGCGCGGGAGCTCAATGATTTTGTCAAAGGCTTGAAAGGAACTCTCGCCATAGGTACTGTATCTTCTTCCGGAGCTACCCTGCTCCAAGATCGACTTTGTGAGTTCCACAAAACGTATAAAGGCGTTAAATTTGAAATCCATGAAGGGAATACCTTCAGAATCATCGACCTTTTGAACAAGGGTATTGTCGAGATTGGCATTGTCCGGACACCCTTTAATGCTACAAATTTAGAATGTCTTTACACACAGGCTGAGCCTATGATTGCCGTAATGACTCCAGAGTATGACTGGAAAACAGATGAAAACTTCGTTGAGATCGGTGAGTTAAAAGATAAGCCGCTCATTATCTACCGCCGTTTTGAGCAGCTTATCCGGGAAACCTGTCTTGAGAACGGCTTTGATCCGCTAATTTTCTGCATGAATGATGATGCACGAACAACACTGCTCTGGGCAAACGCTGGTCTTGGCATTGGAATCATCCCCAAATCCGCTTTCGAATTAACGAGTAATCGTAATTTGATCTATAAAGAAATCAGTAGTGAATCGCTTCGCACGCGGGTCGCCGCCGTCTGGATCAAGGATAAATACTTATCATCATTGGCTTCTAAGTTTATTGAGAGCTTCAAGAATGGTTAA
- the metG gene encoding methionine--tRNA ligase produces the protein MSNVFIGGAWPYANGSLHLGRLSSVLPGDVLARYFRSKGDNVLYVSGSDCHGTPVAVQAANEGITPEAFASRYHEEFLKCFEELGFSYDLYTRTDQQQHHKVVQELFAKLLENGHLYKKTIGQCYCEVDQRFLPDRYVEGTCPVCGQQARGDQCDYCSTILDPADLLDRVCKLCGNTPTERPTEHFYLSLSKFQSELTDYVDEAVHWRENAIKLTKRYLKEKLQDRAVTRDLSWGVNVPVAGFEDKKIYVWIEAVSGYLSASKQWATQSGGSWEEFWSEKNDGITAYYVHGKDNIPFHTLIWPAVLLGAKELHLPDRIISSEYLTLEGQKFSTSRNWAVWVPDILERYHPDSIRYFLIANGPEKRDTDFSWREFIYSHNGELLGAFGNFVNRSLAFVDKFYEGKVPKGELDKGWRDNIDLLYLESGRLIEAGDLKDALEYIFSYVRKANQYFDRQKPWIQVKEDREACDSTIFTCVQIIANLASLLHPFLPFSCEKIRGFLSLEQLNWQPCAVPPYQQITDLQLLFERIDISRIKEEEDRLIQQQVN, from the coding sequence ATGAGTAATGTGTTTATAGGCGGAGCTTGGCCGTATGCGAATGGATCTTTACATCTTGGAAGATTATCAAGTGTGTTGCCTGGGGATGTGCTGGCACGCTATTTTCGCAGCAAGGGGGATAACGTTTTATATGTGTCAGGCAGCGATTGTCATGGCACACCTGTAGCGGTTCAGGCTGCTAATGAAGGGATCACACCCGAAGCTTTTGCAAGTCGATACCACGAAGAGTTTTTGAAGTGTTTTGAAGAGCTGGGATTTAGTTATGATCTATATACTCGAACGGATCAACAGCAGCATCATAAGGTCGTGCAAGAGTTGTTTGCGAAGCTGCTAGAGAATGGTCATTTATATAAAAAAACCATTGGGCAATGTTACTGCGAGGTAGACCAGCGATTTTTGCCAGACAGATATGTGGAAGGCACTTGTCCGGTATGTGGGCAGCAGGCGAGGGGGGATCAATGTGATTATTGTTCTACGATTCTAGACCCAGCCGATTTATTGGACAGAGTCTGTAAATTATGTGGGAATACACCGACAGAACGGCCGACAGAACATTTTTATCTTAGCTTATCTAAATTTCAATCTGAATTAACGGATTATGTAGACGAAGCAGTACACTGGAGAGAAAATGCAATAAAACTGACCAAACGATATTTAAAGGAGAAGCTTCAGGATCGGGCAGTAACCAGAGACTTATCTTGGGGTGTAAATGTTCCTGTAGCTGGATTTGAAGATAAGAAGATTTATGTCTGGATTGAGGCGGTAAGTGGTTATTTATCAGCCAGCAAGCAGTGGGCTACACAATCTGGAGGGAGCTGGGAGGAATTTTGGTCAGAGAAAAATGATGGTATTACCGCTTATTATGTGCATGGTAAAGACAATATTCCTTTTCATACCTTGATATGGCCAGCCGTCTTATTAGGAGCAAAAGAGTTACATTTACCGGACCGGATTATATCTAGCGAATATTTAACCCTTGAAGGGCAGAAGTTCTCCACTAGCCGTAATTGGGCGGTCTGGGTACCTGATATTCTAGAACGGTATCATCCTGACTCTATTCGTTATTTTTTAATTGCCAACGGGCCTGAGAAGCGGGATACGGATTTTTCCTGGAGAGAGTTTATTTATAGTCATAATGGTGAGCTGCTTGGAGCATTTGGTAACTTTGTGAATCGTTCATTGGCTTTTGTGGATAAGTTTTATGAAGGGAAAGTGCCGAAGGGAGAATTAGATAAGGGGTGGAGGGACAATATTGACCTCTTGTATCTGGAGTCAGGGCGCCTAATTGAAGCGGGAGATTTAAAGGATGCGCTGGAGTATATTTTTTCTTATGTACGTAAGGCAAATCAGTATTTTGATCGGCAAAAGCCTTGGATTCAGGTAAAAGAGGATCGGGAAGCCTGTGATTCTACAATATTTACTTGCGTTCAGATTATCGCTAATTTGGCAAGTTTGCTGCATCCGTTTCTACCTTTTTCTTGTGAGAAGATCAGGGGGTTCTTATCGCTTGAACAACTGAATTGGCAGCCCTGCGCAGTTCCCCCTTATCAACAAATAACTGATTTACAATTGTTGTTTGAACGAATTGATATAAGTCGTATTAAAGAAGAAGAGGATAGACTCATTCAACAACAAGTGAATTAA
- a CDS encoding DUF4362 domain-containing protein, which translates to MKKVNSLVLSVLLLAGVWGCSDNKVNSVPKSEPYTSKEAISRGDIVSFKKVYNLDKFEQFITNLSSKKADNIRVTSYTDEGDPIFKDLKFDGSIINYSYDTSNDEFGGSNKDVRTDTCSEVTSKKSTQGEIIYSISGCTNNDSEIDYYLFRTTE; encoded by the coding sequence GTGAAAAAAGTAAATTCACTTGTACTCTCTGTTCTTTTACTAGCAGGAGTATGGGGTTGTTCCGATAATAAAGTTAATTCTGTTCCCAAAAGTGAACCCTATACTTCCAAAGAAGCCATCAGTAGGGGAGATATTGTTTCATTTAAAAAAGTTTACAACCTAGATAAATTCGAGCAATTTATAACTAATCTCTCCAGCAAAAAAGCAGACAATATACGCGTTACAAGTTACACAGATGAGGGTGATCCCATATTTAAGGATTTGAAGTTTGATGGCAGTATAATTAATTATAGCTATGATACTTCTAATGATGAATTTGGTGGGAGCAACAAAGATGTCAGAACCGATACTTGCTCCGAAGTGACGAGTAAAAAAAGCACACAAGGTGAAATTATCTATTCGATCAGCGGTTGCACAAATAATGACTCTGAAATTGATTACTACCTTTTTCGCACAACAGAATGA
- the htpG gene encoding molecular chaperone HtpG, with protein MAKKEFKAESKRLLEMMINSIYTQREIFLRELISNASDAIDKIYYKALSDESLVFNKEDYYIKVTADKANRTLTISDTGIGMTQEELENNLGTIAKSGSLAFKKENEAKDGHNIIGQFGVGFYAAFMVADDVTVISKALGSEEAFKWESKGADGYTIESVEKDSVGTDVILKIKDNTEEDQYDEYLEEYRLKSIIKKYSDFIRFPIKMDVKESKPKEGTENEFEEVIQEQTVNSMVPIWRKNKSELTTEDYDNFYAEKRYGFDKPLKHIHISADGAVVYNAILFIPENTPFDYYTKEYEKGLELYSNGVLIMNKCADLLPDYFSFVKGMVDSEDLSLNISREMLQHDRQLTLIAKNIKNKVKSQLQSLLKDEREKYEQFYNAFGRQLKFGVYNDYGMHKDTLQDLLMFYSSKEKKLVTLDEYVSRMPEDQKYIYYASGESIDRIEKLPQTELVSDKGFEILYFTDDIDEFAIKMIMSYKEKEFKSVSSGDLGIEADEADKPTEAEENENKELFEAMKDILSGKVKNVKASKRLKTHPVCLSAEGELTIEMEKILKSMPNGQEVQADKVLEINIHHEVFQSLKAAAENDKEKLGLYTNLLYNQALLIEGLQVSDPVQFTNDICKIMK; from the coding sequence ATGGCCAAAAAAGAGTTTAAAGCCGAATCGAAAAGATTGCTGGAAATGATGATTAACTCCATTTATACACAACGGGAAATTTTCCTGCGCGAGCTAATTTCCAATGCAAGTGATGCGATTGATAAGATCTATTACAAAGCATTATCTGACGAAAGCCTGGTCTTCAATAAAGAAGATTATTATATTAAAGTGACTGCCGATAAGGCGAACAGAACTCTGACGATCTCCGATACTGGTATCGGTATGACGCAAGAGGAACTGGAGAATAACCTGGGAACGATCGCGAAGAGCGGATCTCTTGCTTTTAAGAAAGAGAATGAAGCTAAAGATGGTCATAATATCATCGGACAGTTCGGTGTTGGCTTCTATGCTGCTTTTATGGTGGCAGATGATGTAACGGTGATCAGTAAGGCTCTAGGCAGCGAGGAAGCCTTTAAATGGGAGTCTAAGGGCGCTGACGGCTATACTATCGAGTCTGTCGAGAAGGATTCTGTGGGTACTGATGTAATTTTGAAAATTAAAGACAATACTGAAGAAGATCAATATGATGAATATTTGGAAGAATACCGCCTGAAATCCATCATTAAAAAATACTCCGACTTCATCCGTTTCCCAATCAAAATGGACGTGAAGGAGTCAAAGCCAAAAGAAGGTACGGAGAACGAGTTCGAAGAAGTTATTCAAGAACAAACCGTGAACAGCATGGTGCCAATCTGGCGTAAGAACAAAAGCGAGCTGACTACGGAAGATTACGATAACTTCTATGCAGAGAAGCGTTACGGCTTCGACAAGCCGCTTAAACATATTCATATCAGTGCCGATGGTGCTGTAGTGTACAATGCGATTTTGTTCATCCCAGAAAATACACCGTTTGACTATTACACAAAGGAATATGAAAAAGGTCTTGAGCTGTATTCCAACGGTGTGTTAATCATGAACAAATGCGCGGATCTCTTGCCTGATTACTTCAGCTTTGTAAAAGGTATGGTGGATTCTGAGGATCTTTCCTTGAACATCTCCAGAGAGATGCTCCAGCATGACCGTCAGCTGACTCTGATTGCTAAGAACATTAAGAACAAAGTGAAGAGCCAACTGCAAAGCTTGCTGAAGGATGAAAGAGAGAAGTACGAGCAGTTCTATAATGCTTTTGGCAGACAGCTTAAGTTTGGTGTGTACAACGATTATGGTATGCACAAAGATACCCTTCAAGATCTGCTGATGTTCTACTCCTCCAAGGAGAAAAAGCTGGTAACGCTGGACGAATATGTGTCTAGAATGCCAGAAGATCAGAAGTATATCTACTATGCTTCCGGAGAGTCAATCGACAGAATCGAGAAACTCCCTCAAACTGAGCTTGTTTCGGATAAAGGATTTGAAATTCTCTACTTCACTGATGATATTGATGAATTTGCAATCAAGATGATCATGTCTTATAAGGAAAAAGAATTTAAGTCTGTATCCAGCGGAGATCTTGGTATTGAAGCTGACGAAGCGGACAAGCCAACGGAAGCGGAAGAGAACGAAAACAAGGAGCTTTTTGAAGCGATGAAGGACATCCTGTCCGGCAAAGTGAAAAATGTTAAAGCCTCCAAACGTTTGAAGACTCATCCGGTATGTCTCTCTGCTGAAGGCGAACTGACCATCGAGATGGAAAAAATCTTGAAATCGATGCCGAATGGCCAAGAGGTTCAAGCGGACAAGGTACTCGAAATCAACATCCATCACGAAGTATTCCAGTCCTTGAAGGCGGCAGCAGAGAACGACAAAGAAAAGCTCGGTTTATACACGAACCTGCTGTACAACCAAGCCCTGTTGATTGAAGGTCTACAGGTTAGTGATCCTGTTCAATTCACCAATGATATTTGCAAAATCATGAAATAA
- a CDS encoding VOC family protein yields MNKQAQSIVNSSATSPIKNLIGSVFIPVHDIEKARSWYCQVLGLHEADHPIMNGHLCPLTMQGSTGIILDTMPMWGGLEPEGAPPITTPALMLITDDLQDSFNYMKELGVEIVTEIQDQQWFVVKDPDGNKLMICK; encoded by the coding sequence ATGAATAAACAAGCGCAGTCCATTGTAAATTCTTCAGCAACAAGTCCCATTAAGAATTTGATTGGCAGTGTATTTATCCCCGTACACGATATTGAAAAAGCCCGTAGCTGGTATTGCCAAGTCCTAGGACTCCATGAAGCGGATCATCCGATTATGAACGGTCATTTATGCCCGTTAACTATGCAAGGAAGCACTGGGATCATTCTGGACACCATGCCCATGTGGGGAGGTTTAGAGCCTGAAGGCGCTCCTCCAATTACAACACCTGCTCTTATGCTTATAACCGATGATTTGCAAGACTCTTTCAACTATATGAAGGAGCTCGGTGTAGAGATAGTAACCGAAATTCAAGATCAACAATGGTTTGTGGTGAAAGACCCTGATGGGAATAAACTAATGATTTGCAAGTAA
- a CDS encoding LysR family transcriptional regulator — MDLTYLRTFREVAKRQSFTRAAEELGYAQSSVTMQIQKIEKEYGVPLIERHGRVLRLTPPGEELLKLFVEILDLYDRSKETIAQQIGGTLTIGTIDSLAAFYLPPYLQQLRTKFPKLDIHLQTMQESNLVAKIKDGEVDIGLMLDRTTTDSLLDRTIIRDEPLVLIAPVNHPLAQMETVTLQDLNNCELIVSEESCIYRSLFENLLKEHGIIFRIGFELSNLEAIKRCVMNGLGIALLPKIVAEEEIERGNLAELSFAHPEIHFDLQLLMHPKKWKSQPLQFLTQMLLANH, encoded by the coding sequence ATGGATTTAACCTATTTACGAACATTCCGCGAGGTGGCTAAACGTCAGAGCTTTACACGGGCTGCTGAAGAGCTAGGTTACGCGCAGTCGAGTGTTACGATGCAAATACAGAAGATAGAGAAGGAATACGGAGTGCCTTTAATAGAAAGGCATGGTCGAGTGCTGCGTCTAACCCCGCCTGGTGAAGAGCTTTTGAAGCTATTCGTGGAGATTTTGGATCTGTATGACCGTTCAAAAGAAACCATTGCCCAGCAAATAGGAGGTACGCTAACGATTGGTACGATTGATTCTTTAGCTGCATTCTACTTGCCACCCTACTTACAGCAGTTGAGGACGAAATTCCCGAAACTTGATATCCATCTACAAACGATGCAGGAATCTAACCTTGTGGCCAAAATAAAAGATGGGGAAGTAGACATCGGTCTGATGCTCGATCGTACCACAACGGATTCTTTGCTGGATCGTACGATCATTAGAGATGAACCGCTCGTCTTGATAGCCCCCGTTAATCATCCTCTTGCCCAGATGGAAACGGTAACGCTACAGGATCTAAATAACTGTGAATTAATTGTTTCTGAAGAGAGCTGTATTTACCGGAGTCTGTTCGAGAACTTGTTAAAAGAGCACGGGATTATATTCCGCATTGGTTTTGAGCTTTCGAATCTAGAAGCGATAAAACGATGTGTTATGAATGGTTTAGGGATTGCATTACTCCCGAAAATTGTTGCAGAGGAAGAAATTGAGCGGGGTAACTTGGCCGAGCTGTCCTTCGCGCATCCAGAAATTCACTTCGATCTGCAGCTTTTGATGCATCCTAAGAAGTGGAAGTCTCAGCCATTGCAATTTCTAACGCAAATGTTACTTGCAAATCATTAG
- the dapA gene encoding 4-hydroxy-tetrahydrodipicolinate synthase — MLTEQQIYGIYVPVVTPFNAAGEVDLDSYQRYVKNIINNSIQGLVVNGTTGESPTVTVNEMQLLVNTSRELLQSTSIPLVVGTGTNDTASTVARTEIAANLGADCALVVVPYYSRPSQEGIIAHFRKAAEVGIPIMAYDIPSRTGTAMTVDTARTILEMNNVVGLKDCSGSTKLVTELVRTGTKPVLGGDDSLFYEMLSCGATGGMLATANVYPAECIRIYEAFKSGQLDLAKENFEQLLPIIRLLFKESNPAPIKWMLNQNGLIDSDTLRLPMTSISTALQQELGSYVQDNAIEATA, encoded by the coding sequence ATGCTTACAGAACAACAGATTTATGGAATTTATGTCCCCGTGGTCACCCCGTTCAATGCTGCTGGTGAAGTCGATTTGGATTCGTATCAGCGTTATGTAAAGAACATTATTAACAACAGCATACAAGGTCTGGTCGTTAATGGAACCACCGGTGAATCGCCAACTGTAACCGTAAATGAAATGCAGCTTCTAGTAAACACTTCTCGTGAGCTTTTACAATCTACATCTATCCCCTTAGTAGTCGGTACAGGAACCAATGACACAGCTTCTACGGTAGCACGTACAGAGATCGCAGCTAACCTTGGTGCTGATTGCGCGCTAGTAGTCGTCCCTTATTATAGTCGTCCTTCGCAAGAAGGCATCATTGCCCATTTCCGTAAAGCAGCAGAAGTAGGCATTCCAATCATGGCTTATGACATTCCAAGTCGTACGGGTACTGCTATGACCGTAGATACTGCACGTACAATCCTAGAAATGAATAATGTTGTCGGATTAAAAGACTGTTCGGGCAGCACCAAATTGGTTACTGAGCTAGTTCGTACGGGTACCAAACCGGTGCTCGGCGGCGACGATTCACTCTTTTACGAAATGCTTAGCTGCGGAGCAACTGGAGGTATGCTTGCTACTGCGAACGTTTATCCAGCAGAATGTATCCGTATATACGAAGCTTTCAAATCCGGTCAATTAGACTTAGCTAAAGAAAACTTTGAACAACTGCTGCCGATCATCCGCCTCTTGTTCAAGGAATCAAATCCCGCTCCAATCAAATGGATGCTTAACCAGAATGGCCTAATCGATTCGGATACGCTTCGCCTCCCTATGACTTCCATCAGCACAGCGCTTCAACAAGAGCTTGGTTCTTATGTTCAGGACAACGCGATTGAAGCCACCGCATAA